TGTCCTGTACAACATACAATTCCCCCCATATATTCTTTTCTATATATGTCACATTTGTCAAGAATTTTACTCATTAACTTAACAGTATATTACTTCCAAATGCGATACTCATTTAGCATTGAagtagatttttatttaaatgactgaTTTCATAAatataataagaaaataaagataaatTTTTAATGGGTTCACAGCTTAAATTCAGTGCTTCCattcagtgtttaaaaaaaaaaaaacacgaaataAGGAGGTACGTGATCACAGTGGAGTTAGTAGTAAGCTCGTCTATCTCTGAGTCGAGCATTTCTGGGCTCAGGCCTTcgtgtgcttgcgtgggttttcttcaggtcctctggcttcctcccacattctaaaaacagcCATGATAGCTTcatttgaagactaaattgttcataaggggtgaatgcgagtgtgaatgttgtttatCTATCTATAAGTCAGCTGGTGTGGGCTCCAGCTCGTGACGACAAGCacgatgaaaaatggatggacgccATGTGCTCATCGTTGTCGTTTCGCCTTGCAGCCCGAGCCGTCGTCTTCGCACAGGCCGGCGCATCCGGACGAGGACGACGACCTGAACAAGGCACTAGGAGTCCAGCGCTTCCAACACATCCTCAGACCGTCCACTTCCGTGCCCGACGAGCAGCACCACAACTACCATGAAGAGGACATTGAATGTGAGCACCAAGAGGAAGCACTTGTTTTCCCCCATCGTCTatcaggatttttttcccctgtggaagttgatgcaaatttattttgggaaaatacttcttAAAGTTGGTAtgatatcagaaaaaaatactgtacagcaaatttcagaagggaaaaaaatcacaatgcAAAGCTGATtttgaatgtcatttttatttgctttttctagATGTAAAGGGGACAAAAACTATTAAACTGCTAGACCTCACAGTTAACATTTGACGTCtatagccgtcaatggcagtgaattagttaaattgaaaatgtgttttttttttttttttttttgtgaaaagaaagtcTGCAATTTTGAACtaacaaaaagttagggatattcggctttcgggtgaaatttcaggttgAAACTAAAATGCACTACAAAAGCTTTACAGGCGAACTTAATTTGACCCGCtcttaacattttattgcacGTCCAATTGTTTGTATCagctctttttgcacaattttctgTTCTcttaacaaggagctgaacgtcAAAATTCACAACtggtgtcaaaatgtgaacagcaagaTGAAGAGGATTGTTTCAATGCCGATTCTATTCTAATAGcatgaaatgtctttgttcatTCATGGATAAAACACCTGTTGCGACTTTTACcattagagaacagcaagttgtgcaaaatgtactgaaatattgaacagttaacagaaggtcaaattaagtttacCTGTAAAAGTTATAGTGCATTATAGGTTCATCCAAAAGCCAAACATCCCTAAACGTCTTTTTAGTACTGTAGTGTATTTTAACGCAAGCCCTTCTTTCTTTGGATTCTCTCACAGACCACCGCCACTCGTCCCACCACATCCACCGCCCTCTGTCCAAGTTGCCCCAGGACGGGCGCCGCAAGAAGAGCAACAAGAAGCGGCGCAAGGACAAGGACCACAAGAGCGGCCACGCCCCTGGCGACGGCCCCGTCGAGGAGGGCGAGgatgaggaggacgaggaggaggaagggcaGGAGACCGGCGCCGCCTCCTCCGAGCCGGCGAGGGTCAAGGATGTGGAGGTAATCATATCGCGTACATAAATTGAGCGCTTGcattgtgtgtagtttgcataaTTTCCGTCATTAATATTTTAGTACCGTCTAAACTATTCATGAGTGGCTCTCAGGTTGAGTAGCTATGATAATGATGTATCAAACAAGATTTTACTTTTGACAAGTAgatactagtagtagtagtatagtaGTTGATTTTAGTTTAGATTTGTTCCAGTAGATGGATAGAAATACTTGGCTTAATCTTAGGAGGGAACTAAAGGTGCCCCAGCAGAAAtattcatacaaatatatacaatgttattttcaggttcatctcaataaattggaatattgtgtaaaactaaaaatgtagttcagctcttaaattaaaaaagttaGTCGTATTACAGTGAACTCCCGCTGTTCGTGCGACATAGGGACCGAGCgaaaatctgcgagtaattgacgGCCTCCCTAAAAAGCttgttactgtactgtaattgcctatcgatgccacaagatggcgacaaagGACTACATTTGTCCAAATAAAGCTCTTTAACTTGTTTTAACAGTTCATTAGtaccaagatggcggcaaagcaataCTGTTCTTGTCTTGGCATGAGCCTGCAAGAGCGAATAGATGAGTTTCCTGCTAACGGTCacctccaaaaacaaaatcacaaatGCTGAACTGTGAAGATGCAGGTGTTCACTGTGTATAGACACATagttaaatatttcatgattgtatttatttaatctaATATTGATGATTATAGTTTACAGCTAATGAAAAACCAAAATTTACAACACAGGGAGTTTGAATTTCACAAAATAGTTTTGAATCAAAAAATTGGGTAGGAATTGTCCTTCTGAAAAGTAGTTTGTTTAATCTacaagttttactttttaaattgaactactgaattaaatgaacttttctcaTTTCTGATTTcctgagatgcacctgtacatCGTTTACATAATacgaatgggggggggggtattgaggagtaacaaattattattattataggcaTTTAAGTTATAAAAATGTCCACATCATCACTTTGACGTGATGTTTTGCTCGTTCTTCAGTTCTTCTTGTCCGATGACGACCGTGTGGGCGTCCCCACAAGGGACCTGGACGTGGTCCCGCACTCCGCCGTGGGAGCCGATGCTGACGACGGCACATCCACCGAGTGAGTGCGGCCTTTTCTTCgtttttaattgtgtgtgtgcgtgtgtcttgttttttttcgcgCACTGTACGTTGCCATGTCGCCGGCATCCAGTGGGCCCGCTGTGCACGTTGACGCGATGCACCCCAGTAACCCCGTATATCAGCCCCAGGCTCCACCTATGACATTTACCCCTCGCCGCATCACTGTATTGAGTCTGTGGCCGGGATTAAGCAGAAAGTACACACCGCTCGCTGGAACctgttttgatgaaacacaactGATAGAAGATAACATAGCTTTGACTTGTTGCACGGTGAGTTCATTAATCCTGCGGCCTTGTTCGATTTGACTACCTTAATTGCACGaggctgtcttttttttttgttgttgttttttttttgcttcttttactgCATAAAGTTTGCAAATAACATCCGTTCTTGTCATTAGTGtaaatatccattcatttttagtttttaaccCTTCAAATTCtagtttgtttgcaaaatgcaTGGGTTGTCAAACAACCTGaaatttttatatacagtgctACCTCGACTTACAAGTGATCCGTTTTGCGGgtttgagatacaagccgtcGCGAGGCCAAAATGGTtttttgttataatttttttgctaagcaaacttcacaacaagcagcagtttggcagatagtgaaaattttttaaaaactctaactaaacataaaaaaaagagaattacatgaaAAACTAATATTTTCAAGTGTTGAGTCTGGAATAGAACCCATTTTACCCAAATTGTGTGATTCAGTCCAGTAAATAACAGGGAAacaatataaatttaaaaaaacgttttaccCGGTGTCAGTCGGGTAAAAGAGCCAAAAGGTACAATTTGATGTAAACAGTGTATTGctgatatatttaaaaagctgAAGTTGGAAGTTACATAATCAGACATGAATTCCCACTCTTGCGAAGTTTCATCCTGGACATTTGCATGAACACagctaaaatgtttcaaaattaGGAAGCAGGACTGACACATGGCCAGCACAGAGCCCAACGAGGTCTTTCTTGACTTGAAGTTTTGACATAGCagagcagcaataaaaaacatgaaagtTTGCTGCAAAAAATACTTGGAATAAGAAAAGCCAGGAttgttgttttctctcttttgttcttgcactgtaaaaaaaaaaacaacattttgtcttCTTCCAGCAAGCCGGAGTCGTCCGACGTCCCCGGCCCGCCGCAATCGGACCACCCGCCGCTAGCTCGCCTGTCCTCCACCGGGCGCAGCTACGACCTGCAGGATCGGCGGCGCACCGGCAACATGACGGGCGCCGAGCAAGCCAAGTACCAGCGCATCCCCACCGACGAGAGCGAGGCCCAGACGCTCGTCTCTGCCGACCTGGACGGCATCAAGAGTGAGTGTGAACCAGATTGTTGAAGTATTTGCTTTTGCCTTGAAAAACAAGTGACTTGTCTTAAGATACGAGTTGTCATTCGACTGATTTTTATTTGCAAGCGCAGACTTGCGATATGAACgttgtatggtggcagtaaactccaACTCGCTTCACAAAATTACACGTTAAGTATTAAAAATGACTATATGGCTAATCCTTTCtctccgctagcttaatgctaactctAAATAGTGTCTATGTTGCGGTGGTATAACCCTTTAAACAACATATTGAACACAAATGTGCAGCAACTCCTGTAGAGAGACAGTATAACAGTAGTCAGTAATATATGCTTTATCGTCTGAGACAAACAACTAATATTtgtgccgtactgatgagcttGATTGAGTTGCCATGTCGCAATGATGactccaaaagctttttttcccccccccaatagTTATTTCGCCTCTTtaatcactgctctgtattgAGTATAAAATGCATATCAGATGCTGTATCAGGACGAGGCCGCCACTGTATTACCTGAAAAATGAAGGTCGCCCAAATCCGAAGTCAGGTTTGCCCTGTGTTGCCCCCACCCAGCGTGCGGTCAGTTCAAGGGGTGGGGAGCGATGAACGTCCGGGGCAGCTTATCAGAGAATGTGGCATGCCGCTCCCTCCCCGTCCCCTTGTTATGAAATCAGCCCTTCCCGCTGTCAGCTGAGGCCTCTGGATGGCAGCCCGAGCCCGCACGGTGGTTAATTGCCAAAGCCGGACTGACGCGGGGTTCACCACCCCGATTAATTAGCGGAACAAAGTCGGAAAAAGCCACTCCGGCCAGACGGTGGGGCTGTGCGGTCATTACGGGGCTTAGCGACACAAGCCTCCCAGCGGGGTCATCTCTCCCCGGCTGCGGTGCTGACTTTTAACCACAATAAATCAGATGTGGGAAGTAACtaagtacaaatactgtattactgtacttaatttgatttttcaggtatctgtacttgagtatttgtctttgtctttcatTTTGCTATTTTGCGCCCTACATGTGAAAACGGATATCTGTACTTAAGTCTTTTCCCGGCTAACGTATGTGGTAACATACTGATTCATTTCCTGACGTGTGTATTTGCTGTGTAGCTGTCGTATTATTATTAGACTCCTTAATGCAATTGATAATTTGCTGTTCATAGTTGATTACGCAGTTCCAGCCAGACTTCTGTAAAGTTTGCTGAAACACCCAAGCACTTGCGGTTTCATGCGCCTCTAGTTTATCTTAGCTTAGCAGTTAGCGTGGCTCCTCCATCTTCTCTTTGTCTGATTAGCTATTCCACGTACTTGTAAGAAGTGTAGCATATTCGCCGCCCTGGAGGTGAGGATTAGTGACTTAGAGGAGCAGCTTCGCACGATTTTTAGCCGCACTAGTGACCGCAAGTTAGCTTAGCGCCTAGCATTTCCGGTAGTTCTCGAGGAGCTGAGAAAGCAGGCACGCATGTACGGCTGGCTTCACCGCTAACTCCATGGTCAGACGTGCTCGAAGCCATTTTTACACTGAGGCCTTATACGGCGACGTCATCGACAAGAGTTATCACGATTGGTCTGTAGCGTTCAAATTGATGCCGTAGACCGAATTTATACCGCATACAGTTGTACTTGGGGTCTTCTCTACTGTAATGACATGGAGGATCGTGAACCAGTTCTCATGAACAAttaagagagagaggaagagattCCTcattgttatcattattatccTGCCTTATTAAAgtgaattgtttgatgttgtcagctATAAGAATGATTCAGTCCTTCTACTTTTACctgagtctttttttccccacaagtatctgtacttccaCTTGAGTACAGAGTATCAGTACTTTTGCCACATGTGCTGTAAATCATCCTGGGAAAGCGGCTCTGTGCCTGGCTGCTGGTCAACAATAGGAATTATTAGATCGCAGCTACTCCCCTTTTGTTCCACCCCAAGCAAATTAACGCTACTGTGCGCTGATCTACTTTGATAGCTTCAGGCGGGGGGGGGTCAGGCGGCGGTCAAGAAATGACCACTTTTTCCCCAATTGGTCAAAACACTTGCCGCGCACTCACCTGTGTGAGCGGGAAAGGGTCCGCCCTCTCCCTTTAAGAGCCGCCAGGCGTGGCGTGATGGATCTGCCTCGCTTTGGACCCTCTGAGTCCTCGTGAACGGGAACACAGGACAGCCTTAGATGAGTCAGTCAATGCAGAACAGAATCAGAAGCATTACAGTTTGTTACATAGGACCTACCAACCCAGAAAAAGGTTAGACCATCATGTGAAAAAGTGGCTTCAACTTTGGTTTTTTTAACTTCAGTATGGTATATAGCACAGTTGTATAAACTTTAATCGATCCTCTGCTCTCCGCCACCAGGCCATCGCTTCGAAGATGTTCCAGGCGTACGCAGACACCTGGTCCGAAAGAGCACCAAAGGTCAGGTGGTGCACACGGGCAAGGACCACAAGGAGTCCGCCACTCGCAGCCGCAAGCAGGACCGCACGCCGCACGAGGTAAGACGAAAGCCCATCAATACCGTACTGCATCATTCTAGTGACCACTTGTTGTTCTCTACTTTTCAAGATGCTTTGTGGGACACATTGAGGGCTCTCTATCGGGGATAACCTACAGTAGACTCACTACAAGTTACTTTATCTTTATTGCGGCAGAATTTCTTATGGAGCTCATATTGGATGTCATAAGATCGTGCAGGTGTGCCTATTGTGCCTCGTCGGTGTCGATTCTCTTTTGGccatcaaaatgttttaatagcCTTGTAGAAATGACTTTGGGTGACCAAAATTTCTCCTGTCACGATTTACCATTGTGTATTTATCATAAACTAAAGTGGGCAATAAAGCCTCAATTTGCCTGACAGATTCCAGAACCTACAAGtactccaaaaacaacaacacacaacaataGTTAGCAGACTATTTTTCAAGCACTATTAAAGGTGTCCGTCCATCATCGGCACCCCGGTTCGCAAACAGTCATGAGTGCGCAAACGGAATTTTGGAACAGATGCAGTTCGTGAACCGAGGTGCCACTGTCCAGTCTAACGTAAATGCTTGAAGTTGCCTCACGAATAATACTTGTGACAACTCAACACTTTCCAGACTAACATGCTTTCTGTGATCACCTCCATCTCTAGGGAGAAATTTGGGGATGGGTGGCTGGTCGAttaaagatgaatgaatgacttgTTTCCTTCCACACCAGCGAACAAGGGCCGGGCTTAGGCAACTGGACACCGGGCGCTCCTCCCGTTATGATTTATtaacgcacatgcacacaaattcTCATACATGGCCAGCCCGTCGGCGAGAAGTTCGTGTCGGCCTTTCAGTCCTCAGTCTCGTTCCCCCCTCAGCCAACACCGGTGGTTCTGTACCGCTCCTTTTCTCGGCCCAAAGGCGTCCTGCTGGACACGGGCGGCAGCGCGATGGCCACCACGTACAAGAAGGTGAGGCTGGGAGTGGCTCACATCCCAGCAAGGTGTGAGCGTGATTTCAAAGGCACAGACGGACGGCGCTGTTTAGCAGCCTCGTCAGCATGGAGTGATATTTAACAAATACTGGATCATTTTTACAAAAGTTGCTTTGTTTGTCTGTCAGCACGACGTTTGAAGTGCTTTGAAGAAATACCCTCAAGTGGCCGGCCACCAACCACTCATTTAGGTAGACCAGGTACCAGGAAAACTCTAATATTAACATATTCTCTTCCAATAACATCACACAGACAACAGAAATCCTGAGTGGTTCATTATATAATGCCATCGACGCAACATctagcatttacattatcaatagACCTGTGATATTTGTTGTATTAATATGGCCATTTAACCCTAAATGTGTTAATTCTTTGTTTAttgcattaaataattggttaatacattttcatgagaAAATCCAAACGTTATGTTATATATAATTACAAAAtggtgtgtgaaaaaaaaaacattttttttttttactattttctaTTCCAtacatcttttcttttcttttttaacctcatctacAAACAACCTGGACCATCTGTCTGATTTGTTGTACTTGTAGTGGTaagtgaaagaatcactgcctaaaatcagttcagttatatttaacttttgaatTCAATACGTTTGCCTTCACTGCCTAAATtcagttcagttatatttaacttttgaattcaaaacatttgcctttcatttttgagatttgtttttttttttaaacattgtagGTAAGTTTTCGATGTTCTCCCTGCGCTTGCATCATTTTTCTCCGGTAttccttcctcccacattcctaaaGTTGGTGCATAAAGTTGGACAACCAACTCACCAAGCATGCAACCTGTTTTTGCACATACTTAATTCACAAGCACGTTAGTTTTTCCACAGGAATGACCGCGTGTCGTTGTCCGTCCGCTCCCCCCTTCAGGTGTTCGTGGAGCTGAACGAGCTGACCATGGACAAGAACCAGGAAATGCAGTGGAAGGAGACGGCCCGCTGGATCAAGTTTGAGGAGGACGTGGAGGAGGAGACGGAGCGCTGGGGCAAGCCGCACGTGGCCTCGCTGTCCTTTCGCAGCCTGCTGGAGCTACGCAGGACCATCTCGCACGGTAGGAGGTTGAAACGACGTGAAAGTAAACCTCTGTGTCCGactatgtttttgttgtagaaCAGTATAGGAGTTTTGATGGGATCAAAGGTCTTAAAACGCCACAGACAACAAACATGTATCAAAATACTGTTGCAAAAGGTCTTAAACTTGCCCACTCTGAACGGTTGCGTTTAGGGAATGAGAGGTCTTAAGTAGCCTTGAAAATATCTTAAAATGTCTCAAATGTGACTAGTAAACTGTCTCTAATATTTGTTTGATTTATATTAATGTCATTCACAGAGGCAAATCATGTTttcttcaaactgtttatttttcactcccagtcgaagtttactgtaaaaccgccacataaaaagagagaattaaacattatatattcaaaccaaaatgtttaacccaAATTTCATTGAACAAATCTGGTCATCTAAAAgtctactagcttaatgctaacattcaATGTGGAAAACCTTAGACAGGCTTTGGAAACCAGCATAGATGTTATGATAATTCTAATCCTTCAAAGAATTGCTACTTCAACACACGCAgagcagcaacgcatacaaacagagcaaaaaacaataatcaaaGGCAAATATTCtgtctgctctgtgggaacgacGAAGATCAGGTGGGGACCTTCGCCGCCACCTCTCCTTGCTCGGCATGTTGCGACACTACGTGTTACTACACTCAAAGCGTGCAACTAAAAATGTTGTCTTGCTTGTAttctgtaaaaacccataaaaaatgCTCACTTAAAAATCAGCAATATAATGAAGGCAGAAATGATATAGCAGGTGAACACTGCACATTCAGCTGTACGTTTGCtcgtgttcgtgtgtgtgcagGTGCGGTGCTGCTGGACCTGGACCAGAAAACGCTGCCCGGCATCGCCCACCAGGTGGTGGAGAAGATGATCATTTCGGACCAGATCAAAGCTGAGGACCGCGCCAACGTCCTGAGGGCCCTGCTGCTCAAACACAGGTGCCCGCCAGTCGCATCGGGGTCCTCCCCTACTGCCGAGTTCATTTCCTTGCATCCGAGCCCCGCAAATTCCTCAAAGATTAAACTTCGTCCAAGAGTCTGGAAGAACGAACCCCTCCCCCCCGGACACACGGAATGTTTGTGAATGTCTTCTCCCCAGCCATCCGAGCGACGACAAGGAGCACAGCAGCCCCTTTCCCAGGAACATCTCGGCCGCCAGCCTGGGCAGCCTCATGACCCACCACCACGCCGCCAACCACGCCCACCCGCCCGAGCCCTCCGTCACCGAGCCGCTGATGAGCAGCGCGCATGCGGCGGGTGACTGTGACACGCACGTCGACGTGGAGAAGAACGACGTGCCGGTACGTCGGGCAGCGACTTTTAGTGTATAGCCTTAAAGCAAAGCATATTTGAATgtaaacggtggagcaacacatgtagacaaccAAAGTctctgtgggggaaaaaaacgacttATTGAAGCTTATTGAGTCACTGAGAATAGTCAGTCTGTATGACTGTATTCTACTGCCCTCTGGTGTCCAAGGCAGACACACCAGAATGAGGCGCACATTAAAGTGGATTGAAGCATtacatcatgatgcacaaaattACGTTTAATACTTTTCCTTCTATTTAATAATGTTATTACTCTATTTACTCCCAAAAACTAAAACCCAAAGATTTGGGGGGTTTTGGGATGCTGGAACGGATAAATGCAATTTCCAATCATTTCAAtgcggaaagatgatttgaaatacaagtgttttgcgttacaagccactgtactgtacatggagacgGTCTCTGCTCCTCAGTATGACTGTCATATTAgccgttcttcgcagaggataaagaatatatgcctgtgagtgttgttatattgtctgtctagacatagatgctattcgtaAGCCCGAATAGATTCACTATTCTAAAAATGTCCCACCTCTCCAGCAAAAGGAACCCGCCATCGTGTCGGGCATGCATCGCTCCAAGTCCAAGCACGAGCTCAAGCTGCTCGAGAAGATTCCAGAAAACGCTGAGGCCACCGTTGTCCTTGTGGGTGAGTCATCGATCTCAAATGAACAAGGGCCCTTGAATCGTCCTCCGAGGTGTTGACCGCCGCCGTTTCCGCCGCGTTCCAGGCAGCGTGGACTTCCTGGAGCAGCCCACCATGGCGTTTGTGCGGCTGCAGGAGGCCGTGGAGCTGGAGTCGGTGCTGGAGGTTCCCGTGCCCGTCCGCTTCCTGTTTGTCCTGCTGGGGCCCGCCACCACCAGCATGGACTACCACCAGATTGGACGCTCCATCTCCACGCTCATGTCCGACAAGGTGCGCCCGCAGAGATGTCGTTTCCTTTCTTGTCCTTTCTCCTTTAAAATAAAGTCCACAGTTTAATTAGACCTGACCTTATCCATGATAAATTAATGCATTGTGGTCATCTACAACATATTTGATGAAAAAGACATTCACAAATTCAGTATTGTGCGCAATGAGGCTTTCctttaattttacaataataaacttgatttccccccccccccccccaagctaaAGTAATATATTTCCCAATAATTACAACAGTACAGTACCCGCATTGGTTTAAGACTTACGAAAGTTCCCGATTTGAATACGCATGCAGCAATTCCACGAGGCGGCCTACCTGGCGGACGACCGTCAGGACCTCCTGAACGCCATCAACAGCTTCCTGGACTGCAGCATCGTGCTGCCGCCGTCCGAGATGGGCGGAGACGAACTGCTGCGCTCCGTGGCTCGATTCCAGCGGGATATGATACGCAAGCGGGAGGAGAGGAAGCTGCTGGCCGACGAACTCAAGAGCCTGGAGGAAAAAGGTAGACCTCGAACAAAAAGAGGACGAAGGAGACCACGTTCAGTAACTTGAAATAACCTCCGCACCCGTCTTCCACCCAGAAGCCCTTATCACgcctttgaaaaagtcagacgACCCCTTGGAGCGCACCGGGCGGCCCTTTGGCGGCCTGCTTCGAGACGTGAGGCGGCGCTACCCGAAGTACGTCAGCGACTTCAAGGACGCCCTTAACAGCCAGTGCATGGCCGCCGTCATCTTCATCTACTTCGCCGCGCTCTCGCCGGCCATCACGTTCGGAGGCCTGCTGAGTGAGCGCCGCAAAAAGCCGCCGGCGCTGACATTTCTTGTGAATCTGCGGCgttaactgtgtgtgtttgtgccccCAGGTGAGAAGACGGAGGGGCTTATTGGGGTTTCGGAGCTCATCGTGTCCACCGCCGTGCAGGGCGTCGTCTTCTGCTTGCTGGGAGCCCAGCCTCTGCTGGTTGTGGGCTTCTCTGGACCACTTTTGGTCTTCGAAGAAGCTTTTTACTCTGTAAGTCCAAACCACGACATGcattttgtaattcaatttTGTAATCTTGTTACCTGTATAATCGTACGTAACAGTGCCCCTAACTTGCTTGTGTTCATGTTGTGCTGTTGCTGTAGCTGCCATTTTGggacttgtttgtttgtgcgcgcgcgcgtctgTAACCTCCAGTTTGTGGCCCCAGTTCTGCAAGTCCAGCGACATGGAGTACCTGACGGGCCGCGTGTGGATCGGCGTGTGGCTGGTGGTCATCGTGCTCGTCACGGTGGCCTTCGAGGGCAGCTTCCTGGTCCGCTTCGTCTCGCGCTTCACGCAGGAGATCTTCTCCTTTCTCATCTCACTCATTTTCATCTGCGAGACCTTCCTGAAGCTCGGCAGGGTAAATAAcaagcaaaagaagaaaaaaagcaaagtttgGCCCACCGGAGTGTTTGCGTCCTTGATGCTAAAGAGAGTGGACTTAATCGCTCCTGGACAATGTTCAGAACTCGGGGTTGAAATGAGTGTGTTTTTCTAACAAGTGAAGCTCAAATCTCCATTGACAGATTGAACTTGAATGTTTATTGGATTGAGAGTTTTTTTTATCCAggcttaagtttttttttttcttccacgttagtagctccattttttttttcttacggAAGAGCTAATTGAGCGGAAGCTATGATAGGAACAATcgcgctttaaaaaaaaaaaaaaaaatgcttacaacAGCACAAAAGATCACCAGATTTGAACTCAATCCATGACAAAACtgacaataattcaaatactcatatcagtcaaatgaatacagtattttcaaaagGACATCCGTTagtgatcaaattatatgacaaTGAGCCATAAATCTTACGGACGTGTAGTAATATAGTGTCGTCTTGTCACCGGGCAGATCTTCACGCAGCATCCTCTGACGCGCTGTTCCCTCGACCCGCTCCTGCCCTCGAACGACACGGCGGCCCAGAACGCCTCCGCCCAAGACGTCACGACGGCGCCCGTCAACATCAGCGGCGTTCCCGAGGTGACCAAGATGGCCGGCCCGACCGGCGAACCCAATACGGCGCTGCTCTCGCTGGTCCTCATGGCTGGAACGTTCTTCATCGCCTTTTACCTGCGCAAGTTC
The genomic region above belongs to Phycodurus eques isolate BA_2022a chromosome 21, UOR_Pequ_1.1, whole genome shotgun sequence and contains:
- the slc4a2b gene encoding anion exchange protein 2b isoform X2, encoding MSNPGGPKQVADGPEPSSSHRPAHPDEDDDLNKALGVQRFQHILRPSTSVPDEQHHNYHEEDIEYHRHSSHHIHRPLSKLPQDGRRKKSNKKRRKDKDHKSGHAPGDGPVEEGEDEEDEEEEGQETGAASSEPARVKDVEFFLSDDDRVGVPTRDLDVVPHSAVGADADDGTSTDKPESSDVPGPPQSDHPPLARLSSTGRSYDLQDRRRTGNMTGAEQAKYQRIPTDESEAQTLVSADLDGIKSHRFEDVPGVRRHLVRKSTKGQVVHTGKDHKESATRSRKQDRTPHEVFVELNELTMDKNQEMQWKETARWIKFEEDVEEETERWGKPHVASLSFRSLLELRRTISHGAVLLDLDQKTLPGIAHQVVEKMIISDQIKAEDRANVLRALLLKHSHPSDDKEHSSPFPRNISAASLGSLMTHHHAANHAHPPEPSVTEPLMSSAHAAGDCDTHVDVEKNDVPQKEPAIVSGMHRSKSKHELKLLEKIPENAEATVVLVGSVDFLEQPTMAFVRLQEAVELESVLEVPVPVRFLFVLLGPATTSMDYHQIGRSISTLMSDKQFHEAAYLADDRQDLLNAINSFLDCSIVLPPSEMGGDELLRSVARFQRDMIRKREERKLLADELKSLEEKALITPLKKSDDPLERTGRPFGGLLRDVRRRYPKYVSDFKDALNSQCMAAVIFIYFAALSPAITFGGLLSEKTEGLIGVSELIVSTAVQGVVFCLLGAQPLLVVGFSGPLLVFEEAFYSFCKSSDMEYLTGRVWIGVWLVVIVLVTVAFEGSFLVRFVSRFTQEIFSFLISLIFICETFLKLGRIFTQHPLTRCSLDPLLPSNDTAAQNASAQDVTTAPVNISGVPEVTKMAGPTGEPNTALLSLVLMAGTFFIAFYLRKFKNSAFFPGRLRRIIGDFGVPIAILLMVLVDNSLEDTYTQKLNVPSGFSVTKPDKRGWIISPLGSDREFPVWMMFACCLPALLVFILIFMETQITTLIVSKKERMLVKGSGFHLDLLLIVALGGASALFGLPWMAAATVRSVTHVNALTVMSKAVAPGDKPRIQEVKEQRVTGLLVSLMVGMSIVIGDLLRKIPLAVLFGIFLYMGVMSLNGIQLSERMMLLLMPPKYHPDHSYVRKVRTLRMHLFTCIQMVCLVVLWAVMSTQASLAFPFVLILTVPVKMFLLPRIFTSREMLCLDADDAEPTFDERECHDEYSEMHMPV